The proteins below are encoded in one region of Gemmatimonadaceae bacterium:
- a CDS encoding GxxExxY protein, translating into MRHPPHLIEQGLTGSVIGAFFEVYNALGYGLLESVYAAALAEELGSRGHTVEREVFVDVYYKGKSISRQRLDLLIDKKLVLEIKATEVLSRFSFRQMLSYLIVTRLPIGLILHFGPRARFHRLVSTDRQGKPLASARCLDT; encoded by the coding sequence ATGCGACATCCCCCGCACCTCATTGAGCAGGGCCTTACTGGTTCGGTCATCGGCGCTTTCTTCGAAGTCTACAACGCGCTGGGCTACGGCCTGCTCGAGTCCGTGTACGCCGCAGCTCTAGCCGAGGAATTGGGCTCCCGGGGTCATACCGTTGAGCGCGAAGTATTCGTTGATGTGTACTACAAGGGCAAATCGATCTCTCGCCAAAGACTCGATCTGCTTATCGACAAGAAGCTAGTTTTGGAAATTAAAGCGACCGAAGTCTTGTCCCGATTTTCGTTCAGGCAGATGCTCAGCTACCTGATCGTCACCCGGCTCCCGATCGGCCTGATCCTTCATTTCGGGCCACGAGCAAGGTTCCATCGTTTGGTTAGCACTGACCGCCAAGGCAAACCCCTGGCCTCCGCGAGATGCCTGGATACGTGA